A region from the Lycium barbarum isolate Lr01 chromosome 8, ASM1917538v2, whole genome shotgun sequence genome encodes:
- the LOC132606526 gene encoding organ-specific protein S2-like: protein MKSPITLILLFSLALYAHARKDPGEYWRAVMKDEPMPEAIQRLIPRPHSVPLSKEEADCHTSSSVGGREAFEPRPNVFVYHDDTKLKDAEKSVFSKDFEPRPNISSYHDDDTSLKQEKSFAEDFEPRPNISVYHD from the exons ATGAAATCGCCTATTACTCTCATCTTGCTCTTTTCACTTGCCCTG TACGCTCATGCAAGAAAGGACCCCGGAGAATACTGGAGAGCTGTGATGAAAGACGAGCCAATGCCTGAAGCAATCCAACGTCTTATACCTCGACCACATTCAGTTCCTCTCTCCAAAGAGGAAGCTGATTGTCACACATCATCTTCTGTTGGAGGTCGTGAAGCCTTTGAACCAAGGCCTAATGTATTTGTCTACCATGATGACACCAAGCTCAAAGATGCTGAGAAATCAGTATTCTCCAAAGATTTCGAgccaaggccaaacatatctagtTACCATGATGATGACACTAGTCTCAAACAAGAAAAGTCCTTTGCTGAAGATTTTGAGCCAAGGCCAAATATTTCTGTGTACCATGATTGA